The following coding sequences are from one Microbacterium sp. SORGH_AS_0969 window:
- a CDS encoding helix-turn-helix domain-containing protein: protein MAGVIMRVARSADLGALVAERRAQQGLSQEQLAKNAGVTRDWLVRFERGKPSVTLHRVFWVLDALGLALEVHDDE, encoded by the coding sequence ATGGCAGGGGTCATCATGCGCGTCGCGCGTTCCGCCGATCTCGGTGCACTCGTCGCAGAGCGCCGCGCGCAACAGGGGCTGTCGCAGGAGCAGCTCGCAAAGAACGCGGGCGTGACGCGCGACTGGCTCGTGCGCTTCGAGAGGGGGAAGCCCTCCGTCACCCTGCACCGGGTGTTCTGGGTGCTCGATGCGCTCGGCCTGGCCCTCGAGGTGCACGATGACGAGTGA